From the genome of Synergistaceae bacterium, one region includes:
- a CDS encoding transcriptional repressor: MRSVEQISGMLRAKGLKLTPQRRLIIDILIHDRTHPTVEEVYRKVLETMPEVSRTTVYNTIREMINLGVVSEVEHFGDGGVRYDTAAEPHHHFFCVKCKALVDVDPSESPLGAECEGVPESLPGCVVFKRQLTLYGLCADCAGKE; encoded by the coding sequence GTGCGCTCTGTCGAACAGATCTCCGGAATGCTCAGGGCCAAAGGTCTGAAGCTCACTCCGCAGCGGCGACTTATCATAGACATTCTAATCCACGACAGGACCCATCCGACCGTGGAGGAGGTCTACAGGAAGGTCCTGGAGACCATGCCGGAGGTCTCCAGGACCACCGTGTACAATACGATACGCGAGATGATCAACCTGGGCGTTGTGTCGGAGGTCGAGCACTTCGGCGACGGCGGCGTGCGTTACGACACCGCAGCAGAGCCGCACCACCACTTCTTCTGCGTCAAGTGCAAGGCCCTGGTCGACGTGGACCCGAGCGAAAGCCCTCTGGGCGCCGAGTGCGAGGGAGTGCCGGAATCCCTCCCCGGCTGCGTCGTCTTCAAGAGGCAGCTGACCCTGTACGGCCTCTGCGCCGACTGCGCCGGGAAGGAGTAG
- a CDS encoding methyl-accepting chemotaxis protein, with amino-acid sequence SASAEEMTAGMDNVAHSSAEIAEQIGHMNSSMDEQGRMTESMAATAADLVRLSEEMERSVARFRVATGETGLVPKK; translated from the coding sequence GTCGGCCAGCGCCGAGGAGATGACCGCGGGCATGGACAACGTCGCTCATTCCAGCGCGGAGATAGCCGAGCAGATCGGCCATATGAACAGCTCCATGGACGAGCAGGGCCGCATGACCGAGAGCATGGCGGCGACCGCGGCCGACCTGGTGAGGCTGTCCGAGGAGATGGAGAGGTCCGTGGCGAGGTTCAGGGTCGCGACGGGAGAGACGGGACTGGTGCCGAAGAAGTAG